One Pseudobutyrivibrio xylanivorans genomic window, GACAGTATGACAAGGTTGAATATGTAATCATTCAAAGTGATAAAATCCTCAACCGCTACATCGTATACAACCTGATTGATGCCTCAATCATCGGTATCGTAAATGCGATATTTATGACAATAGCTGGATTACCTTATGTTGGACTTGTATCAGTTTTCGTAGCAGTTACAAATATAATCCCAACCTTCGGTCCTGCAATAGGCGCACTAATCGGAAGCTTCCTGCTCCTGCTGGTAGAGCCTTGGTATGCTGGTGCGTTCCTAATTTTCACCCTCATTCTTCAAACTCTGGATGGCTACGTAATCAAACCTAAGCTTTTTGGTGACTCCCTTGGTGTTTCAGGCCTTTGGATTCTCATTGGTATCGTAGCAGGCGGCAAGATGTTCGGAGTAGTTGGTATCCTCCTTGCAATCCCGATGGTCGCAATTCTCGATATGCTGTATCATAAATTTTTGCTACCATTTCTCGAAAGCCGATAATTAATTCGTGTGTATATGTTTGTAAAAGCGTGAAAAAAAGAGCCCTAGTAGGCATCAAGCTCTTAGGTCTCTCAGTGAGACATGTAGTCGAACAGAGAGACTCTAAGGCTTGTAGCCGTAACTAGGGCTCTATTATTAATTCTTTAGATACACGAATGATACGCATTACGCGCTAATCGTTAGATCTCTTCGTCGCCTTTAAGCTCACGAATCTGTCCAAGTATCTGCTTCTCATTGAATGTGAAGAAGATACATGCTCCAATGAAGCAGGTTACGAATGCGATAAGTGCTGTGGTGCGATAGCTCTGCTTTGTTCCAGAAATTGTAACTGAAGTAAATACTACCATTGCGATTGCCTGTCCCATCTTAAATGCAAAGGTACGAGCAGCGAAGAACATACCGCTTCGGTCCTCACCAGTCTGGAGACGTGTAAGCTCAGCAACGTCAGCAACGCAAGCCTGTGGAAGAATTCCAAGGATTGCCATTGGGATAGCTGCTGTAACAGCAACGATGAATCCCCATACAAGACCAACACCGCAAAGTGTTGTAATTAAGAATACAACGCTGTATGCGAAGAATCCGATGATAATAAGCTGCTTCTTTCCAATCTTCTTTGCAAGGATGTTAACAGCTGGATATAAGCAAACGCTGATGAATGTCATTGTAGCTGTAAGAAGGAATGTGTATGTATCTTCGATTTCCATAAGCTGTGTCTCGTAGAAAGCCAAGCCTGTCTGGAAAAGTGTAAGTGCGAAGAAATAAATTACATCACTGGCAACAAAACGTCTAAACTGATCGTTTGAAAATGTTCTGATAAGTGATGTAAATGGCTTTGTATCACTTGGCTTGCTGTCGATGTAGTCACGCTCATTGATGTAGAACGCTGGGAAAAGCATTGCAAGACATGCAATTGTGGCCATGATTGCAACAGCCATTCTGATACTGCCCTGCTGACCAAAGGTACCTGTAAGTGCTCCAGCAAGGTTTGGAAGCAGGAATGAGATACTCTGACCTACGATAAATGTAAATGAAATATAAGTCGAAACATTGATACGGTGCTGCTGTGTATCACCAAGCTCAGCAATAAGCGCTGTATAAGGTGTACAGAACATTGTCATGAAAAGATAGAACACCATTAAAAGAATGAACAAAGCAGTATCATTCAATGCAATATTTGAAGTCTGTGGAACTGTAAAAAGACCAATTGTGCAAAGAGTAAATGGAATAGCCATCATACGCATGAAAGGAATACGACGACCTCCCTTGTAATTACTTCTATCTGACCAACCTGCAATAAGTGGATCTGTGATAGCATCGAAGATTCGTCCTACCGCAAGAACGAGTCCAAATAATGTTAACTTAAAGAAAATAGGATCCTGTGTGATTCCTGATGCAAAAATACCTGTATTAGGATTCTGCTCTGATGGTGTGCCTGTGTAGTAATAAACCATCCAGTTTGAAACTACGCCGGAAAGCAAGCTCCAACCGAACTGAGCCAAGGCGAAAATCCAAAGAAGTTTGTTAGTAATAGGTTTAAGTTGTTTCATTTAATTATTTCCCCCTAAAGAATAAAAAAACTAGTCTAGTCACTTTGACTAGGCTAGTTCATAGTATACCTTATTCGGAACTGAAAACGCAATATTGAGTTTCCACCAATATTTTGCCGCTATTTTCTACAATATCCACAAGAATTTAGGCTTTTGCAGCTTCGATAATAAGCTCGGCGCACTTGTCATAACCAAGTGTTGAAGTCTTTAATGCCAAATCATAGTAGGCTGCGTTGCCAAACTCTGTATCTGTATAGTACTTACAGTACTTCTTTCTCATCTTATCCACTGAATGGATACGCTCGATTACCTTCTCTTCGGAAAGGTCAGGCATCTTTTCCATCATACGCTTTGTTCTGAAATACTCAGTGGCTGAAAGAAATACGTGAAGAGTTCTGTCGTATTCCTTCAAGATGATATTTGCATTTCGCCCAACGATAACAACATTGCCTTTTTCAGCAAGCTTTTTGATTGCCTCAGACTGAGCCCTGAAAAGGCGCTCATCCAATGGCTTGTTGTAAAAATCAAATAGACTCTGACCAAAGCCAAACTCCTTTGGAACCTTTTCATCGTAGAAACGAACCTCGTTTGGGGTAAGGTTTCCACTTTCGATTGCAGCTCTAAGAATCATATCCTTGTCGCAGTAATAGTATCCAAGCTCGTTTGCAACCTTCTGGCCAATAGTGCTTCCGCCAGCCCCAAACTGACGGCTAATTGTAATAATGTTTTTCATACCTTCTCATTTCCCTTTTATAATACTTTGTTTAAGAAATCGATTGTTCTGGCTTCCTTTGGATTTCCAAGAACCTCCTTTGGAGTACCCTCCTCCACGATATAACCACCATCCATAAAGATAATGCGGTCTGAAACCTCTCTTGCAAAGCCCATCTCGTGTGTAACAACAACCATTGTCATTCCTTCAGCTGCCAAATCCTTCATAACCTGAAGAACCTCGCCTACCATTTCTGGATCAAGGGCTGATGTAGGCTCATCAAAGAGCATAATGTCTGGCTCCATGCAAAGAGCTCTGGCAATTGCAACTCGCTGCTTCTGTCCACCTGAAAGCTGACTTGGATAGCTTGTTGCCTTGTCTGCCAAGCCAACTCGCTCAAGCATCTTCTTTGCACGTGCTGTAGCCTCTTCCTTCGAGCACTTCTTCAACTGAACTGGTGCAAGAGTCAGATTGTCGATAATGTTAAGGTTGTTAAAAAGATTGAAATGCTGGAAAACCATTCCGATATTTTCACGAACCTTGTTGATGTTGGTCTGCTTCTGGAGAATGTCCTGACCATCCACAATTATGCTTCCTGCTGTAGCCTTTTCAAGCTTGTTGAGGCATCGAAGGAATGTAGACTTTCCTGAGCCTGAAGGGCCAATGATGCAAAGCACCTCACCTTTATATACCTCAGTGCTGATATCCTTTAAAACCTCCAAATCACCGAAGGATTTCTTTAAATTTTTAACGCTAATCTTTACTTCGCTCTTATCTACCAACGTTGAGCCTCCTTTCAACCATCTTTGCACATCGCGAAAGAATGGTGATGACTATCAAATACATAATTCCTACGATTGCCCATGTCTGGAAAGACATAAAAGTATTGGCCTGAACGTTTTTAGCAGTGTTAACCAATTCTGGGAAACCGATAACTGAAAGGATTGAAGTATCCTTCAAGGTGATAATAAACTGATTGATAAATGTTGGAATCATAGTTTTGATTGCCTGTGGAAGAACAACCTTGCGCATGGCCTGGCTATATGTAAGACCAAGAGAACGAGCTGCCTCCATCTGTCCCGGATCAACTGACTGGATACCAGCTCTGATGATTTCCGCCATGTAAGCACCACAGTTTAACGCAAGACAAGCTGTACCTGCCTGAAGTGCAGTCAGATTCATTGAAAATCCACCAATGATGGTGTTGAACAAATATGGAATTCCGAAGTAAATGAAGAATGCCAGAACAATCATTGGCACACCTCGAATTACATCAACAAAAATCTGTGAAATGACATTACATACACGGTTCTTAAGTACACCCATTATTCCGAAAATCATTCCGATAATGCAGGCAAAAAATAGACCAAGTAATGCCAAAAGCAGTGTGCGTCCCAAAGCGATTAAAAGCATAGGACCGTATACTGTAATAATCTTAATCATATATACTAACCTTTCTATAAAAAAATATGGGCAGGGCATTATTATATACCCTACCCATAATCAAAGTCTACTCACCGAGATACTTTGCAATTATCTCGTCGTATTTTCCATTAGACTTGATGTTCTTAAGACCAGCATTGAACATATCAACCAATTCCTGATTGTCTGCATTGAAAATAGCAAATCCATAAGCTGCTGGATCATTTCCAGTACCATCTACTATCTTCATAGCAATGCCTGTGTCCTTAATGTTTGAAGCCATGATAGGGGTATCATCAAAGCAAGCTGCAACCTGACCGCCTACAACTGCCTGATACATTGTTGGTGAATCCTCGAAGTAAGTAACTGTGAAGCCATAGTCGCCTGCAAGGCTCTCAGCATAGCTTGCTGACATAGTACCAGTCTTTACAGCAACTGACTTTCCAGACAAATCCTCGAAGCCCTTGATATCAGATGAAGCTTCAACAGCCATGCTCTGGTTTGCATCATAGTATCCGTCAGAGAAAATCCAACCAGATTCCTTTCTCTCATCTGTAATAGATGCACCTGCAATCATACCGTCTGCCTGACCTGCCTGGCAAGCTGCAATTGAAGCATCCCAACCAAGTACCTGTACCTCGTACTTGAAGCCCTGATCCTCAGCAACTGCTGTAAGGATGTCCATATCTATTCCTACGAAATCACCATTGTCATCTGTGTACTCAAATGGCTTGAATGATGTATCTGTTGCAATTTTCCATACCTTGTCTGATGAGCTTGCTGCATCTGATGACTCTGCAGTTGGCTGGCTATCTGCTGCACCGCCACAGGCAACCAAAGACAACGCCATAATACCTGTTAATAAACCACTAATAAGTCTTTTCTTCATAAGATTTGATTTCTCCTTTTCTTAATAATTTATTTGCAAGCATCAATAAATGCCTGAACAATCTTTTTGCTATCTTCATTATTGCGATATGAAAACTCTGGATGCCACTGAACTGCCATGCCAAAACGTTGACCAATTATTTCCACTGCCTCAACAAGCCCATCCTCTGAAACCGCAGCTTGTGTCAAAATTGGTGCCAGTTTCTTTATAGCCTGATGATGATAGCTATTGACACCATGCTCTCCTGCACCAATTATATTTGCTAACTTCGTGCCCTCAGCGACATCAACCTTATGTACTATTCTATCATAAGGCGGCACCATATGGTGTTCTATTTTTTCACCATACTCACTAGGCAAATCCTGATATAAGCTTCCTCCCAAATGGGCATTGATAAATTGGATACCTCTGCATATACCAAGAAGTGGCTTATCCTCCTCAATGCACTTATCCAAAAGAAAGCCTTCCATAAAATCTCTGGCCTCGCAGGGCTTACCACATTTATCTGATTTGATAGCGCCATACTCGGATGGTGATACATCATGCCCTCCTGTAAAAAGGATGCCCTGGCATATATTGAAGGCCGCTTCCAGCTCCTCCTCATCAGTTGTAAGAGGAAACATTATCGGCACACCACCGCATACTTCAACTGCCCTCATATATCCTGGTAGCATCCATAGGCTATCTTTATCGTCGTCGTACAAAGGAATTACTCCTATTATTGGTCTCATTTCTTTCTCCATATTTGCAAAAAGGTGCCTGCCATTTATAGCAGACACCTTCGTCTTTGTTGATATGATAAAGGTTCATATGCAGTTTTTCAAGAGGTATCTTAAATTATTATTAATACCTTCAGCATAAATATGGCTTATCCCAAAGATTTAGCTTTGTACCAATGCCAAGTTCCAATGCCTTCTGA contains:
- a CDS encoding MFS transporter translates to MKQLKPITNKLLWIFALAQFGWSLLSGVVSNWMVYYYTGTPSEQNPNTGIFASGITQDPIFFKLTLFGLVLAVGRIFDAITDPLIAGWSDRSNYKGGRRIPFMRMMAIPFTLCTIGLFTVPQTSNIALNDTALFILLMVFYLFMTMFCTPYTALIAELGDTQQHRINVSTYISFTFIVGQSISFLLPNLAGALTGTFGQQGSIRMAVAIMATIACLAMLFPAFYINERDYIDSKPSDTKPFTSLIRTFSNDQFRRFVASDVIYFFALTLFQTGLAFYETQLMEIEDTYTFLLTATMTFISVCLYPAVNILAKKIGKKQLIIIGFFAYSVVFLITTLCGVGLVWGFIVAVTAAIPMAILGILPQACVADVAELTRLQTGEDRSGMFFAARTFAFKMGQAIAMVVFTSVTISGTKQSYRTTALIAFVTCFIGACIFFTFNEKQILGQIRELKGDEEI
- a CDS encoding AAA family ATPase — translated: MKNIITISRQFGAGGSTIGQKVANELGYYYCDKDMILRAAIESGNLTPNEVRFYDEKVPKEFGFGQSLFDFYNKPLDERLFRAQSEAIKKLAEKGNVVIVGRNANIILKEYDRTLHVFLSATEYFRTKRMMEKMPDLSEEKVIERIHSVDKMRKKYCKYYTDTEFGNAAYYDLALKTSTLGYDKCAELIIEAAKA
- a CDS encoding amino acid ABC transporter ATP-binding protein gives rise to the protein MVDKSEVKISVKNLKKSFGDLEVLKDISTEVYKGEVLCIIGPSGSGKSTFLRCLNKLEKATAGSIIVDGQDILQKQTNINKVRENIGMVFQHFNLFNNLNIIDNLTLAPVQLKKCSKEEATARAKKMLERVGLADKATSYPSQLSGGQKQRVAIARALCMEPDIMLFDEPTSALDPEMVGEVLQVMKDLAAEGMTMVVVTHEMGFAREVSDRIIFMDGGYIVEEGTPKEVLGNPKEARTIDFLNKVL
- a CDS encoding amino acid ABC transporter permease → MIKIITVYGPMLLIALGRTLLLALLGLFFACIIGMIFGIMGVLKNRVCNVISQIFVDVIRGVPMIVLAFFIYFGIPYLFNTIIGGFSMNLTALQAGTACLALNCGAYMAEIIRAGIQSVDPGQMEAARSLGLTYSQAMRKVVLPQAIKTMIPTFINQFIITLKDTSILSVIGFPELVNTAKNVQANTFMSFQTWAIVGIMYLIVITILSRCAKMVERRLNVGR
- a CDS encoding transporter substrate-binding domain-containing protein, which gives rise to MKKRLISGLLTGIMALSLVACGGAADSQPTAESSDAASSSDKVWKIATDTSFKPFEYTDDNGDFVGIDMDILTAVAEDQGFKYEVQVLGWDASIAACQAGQADGMIAGASITDERKESGWIFSDGYYDANQSMAVEASSDIKGFEDLSGKSVAVKTGTMSASYAESLAGDYGFTVTYFEDSPTMYQAVVGGQVAACFDDTPIMASNIKDTGIAMKIVDGTGNDPAAYGFAIFNADNQELVDMFNAGLKNIKSNGKYDEIIAKYLGE
- a CDS encoding gamma-glutamyl-gamma-aminobutyrate hydrolase family protein; this translates as MRPIIGVIPLYDDDKDSLWMLPGYMRAVEVCGGVPIMFPLTTDEEELEAAFNICQGILFTGGHDVSPSEYGAIKSDKCGKPCEARDFMEGFLLDKCIEEDKPLLGICRGIQFINAHLGGSLYQDLPSEYGEKIEHHMVPPYDRIVHKVDVAEGTKLANIIGAGEHGVNSYHHQAIKKLAPILTQAAVSEDGLVEAVEIIGQRFGMAVQWHPEFSYRNNEDSKKIVQAFIDACK